A single region of the Mercenaria mercenaria strain notata chromosome 6, MADL_Memer_1, whole genome shotgun sequence genome encodes:
- the LOC123548284 gene encoding ganglioside-induced differentiation-associated protein 1-like isoform X1 — protein MAAKDVTLYYFPSSYFSLKALLALYEKNIPFKKRIVNMFASEQNENWYLKMNRNGEVPVLELDGEYIAESEVIIDVIDHTFTSGSILVPDLETKRGQEVREFRMLLDNIPIGIVTFGVLANRQFCIEDITSPLFGFDRKRTEQYMQGSYNKLLQKKKSCPPELIPVIERKIELNRKRYESILSESEVAKALDELEQDFDKLAARLEQSKRDAEDAQEYWLIGTSFTAADITATILMFRLRLIGVAPRYLSSEKRPIVHEYYNRIMKRPSIQEIVDINNSTSSYVYKQTVKFYGKKALKIGLVLGLVAIGYAGYREYSKIHRGLAKA, from the exons GCATTGTTGGCATTGTATGAAAAGAACATTCCATTCAAGAAACGGATAGTAAATATGTTCGCAAGCGAACAAAATGAGAACTGGTACCTAAAAATGAACCGAAATGGAGAGGTTCCTGTACTAGAGCTTGATGGCGAATATATTGCAGAATCTGAGGTCATCATTGACGTCATCGACCATACATTTACATCTG gATCCATTCTAGTACCAGATTTGGAGACCAAGAGGGGGCAAGAAGTGCGGGAATTCCGAATGCTGCTTGACAATATACCAATTGGTATAGTAACATTTGGTGTGTTAGCCAATAGACAGTTTTGTATAGAAGATATAACTTCGCCGTTGTTCGGATTTGACAGGAAAAGAACTG AGCAATATATGCAAGGAAGTTACAATAAGCTTCTTCAAAAGAAAAAGTCTTGTCCACCTGAATTAATACCTGTTATTGAGCGGAAGATAGAATTAAACAGAAAAAGATATGAATCTATTTTAAGCGAGTCCGAAGTTGCCAAGGCCCTAGATGAACTGGAACAAGATTTTGATAAATTAGCGGCTAGATTGGAGCAATCAAAGCGTG aCGCTGAAGATGCACAAGAGTATTGGTTAATTGGAACAAGCTTCACCGCTGCTGATATTACAGCTACGATTCTAATGTTTAGGTTGAGGCTAATCGGCGTTGCTCCTCGATATTTGTCTAGCGAGAAACGACCAATTGTTCACGAATACTACAACAGGATCATGAAAAGACCATCCAttcaagaaattgttgacataaATAACAGCACTTCGTCTTATGTGTATAAACAAACAGTAAAATTTTACGGTAAAAAGGCGCTCAAGATCGGACTTGTTCTTGGCTTAGTTGCAATAGGGTATGCGGGATATAGGGAGTACTCAAAAATACATAGAGGCCTTGCAAAGGCATAA
- the LOC123548284 gene encoding ganglioside-induced differentiation-associated protein 1-like isoform X2 → MAAKDVTLYYFPSSYFSLKALLALYEKNIPFKKRIVNMFASEQNENWYLKMNRNGEVPVLELDGEYIAESEVIIDVIDHTFTSGSILVPDLETKRGQEVREFRMLLDNIPIGIVTFGVLANRQFCIEDITSPLFGFDRKRTGECESEVAKALDELEQDFDKLAARLEQSKRDAEDAQEYWLIGTSFTAADITATILMFRLRLIGVAPRYLSSEKRPIVHEYYNRIMKRPSIQEIVDINNSTSSYVYKQTVKFYGKKALKIGLVLGLVAIGYAGYREYSKIHRGLAKA, encoded by the exons GCATTGTTGGCATTGTATGAAAAGAACATTCCATTCAAGAAACGGATAGTAAATATGTTCGCAAGCGAACAAAATGAGAACTGGTACCTAAAAATGAACCGAAATGGAGAGGTTCCTGTACTAGAGCTTGATGGCGAATATATTGCAGAATCTGAGGTCATCATTGACGTCATCGACCATACATTTACATCTG gATCCATTCTAGTACCAGATTTGGAGACCAAGAGGGGGCAAGAAGTGCGGGAATTCCGAATGCTGCTTGACAATATACCAATTGGTATAGTAACATTTGGTGTGTTAGCCAATAGACAGTTTTGTATAGAAGATATAACTTCGCCGTTGTTCGGATTTGACAGGAAAAGAACTGGTGAATG CGAGTCCGAAGTTGCCAAGGCCCTAGATGAACTGGAACAAGATTTTGATAAATTAGCGGCTAGATTGGAGCAATCAAAGCGTG aCGCTGAAGATGCACAAGAGTATTGGTTAATTGGAACAAGCTTCACCGCTGCTGATATTACAGCTACGATTCTAATGTTTAGGTTGAGGCTAATCGGCGTTGCTCCTCGATATTTGTCTAGCGAGAAACGACCAATTGTTCACGAATACTACAACAGGATCATGAAAAGACCATCCAttcaagaaattgttgacataaATAACAGCACTTCGTCTTATGTGTATAAACAAACAGTAAAATTTTACGGTAAAAAGGCGCTCAAGATCGGACTTGTTCTTGGCTTAGTTGCAATAGGGTATGCGGGATATAGGGAGTACTCAAAAATACATAGAGGCCTTGCAAAGGCATAA
- the LOC123549867 gene encoding uncharacterized protein LOC123549867 — protein MSVTFRVEEDLRMINPMISLPYWDSTLDFDMVEPVESIIWTETFLGNGNGFVTTGPFANWAAAGGQLTRNIGGESCLFSKEIIRRILTRCRVRDITYPTAMEEFNLEHFHGGPHNWVGGQLSGLNTAAHDPVFFLLHAYVDYVWELFRSRQATFCGVNPSTDYPPTLGHHAAERPMDGFPQYRNIDGYRSYWTQFWYQYERSPSCSMWQPFCASPYLRCDLARQRCISVARMGPAPMARGFAAAGGAASAASPSSMASVMQARSQESTIAIGPRFRAPPSEPRTQAARIGMAPGRMRRSVKKTLDTRSNKSGNEKTSNFPTLGSIFKASASANRTRGYHNGAFTGGVIGIYQDLTRSAAMNESQFLGSEYMQLLPMPYYHETPLTDLLRPPVKNTFVLNGHVDVAQWAFIPVRVIYTSASENPLSHFLRSRHEYSKHQFKQSSNTTEISSISQRCIQDESGAMQVRIQSNGLNYNGDYSGYALIDRHLPVDSATTYIGIKSPEVEHTEVILSAVHSCGLMCRAHCHIPESVPAAFKPCSGVLKISNNDPNVYGRTYEEAVSRVWQGILSGGGVQNENIRLVFDCSNVDKSSWFSDNASSNDTMF, from the coding sequence ATGAGTGTTACTTTCAGAGTTGAAGAAGATTTGCGCATGATAAATCCTATGATATCCCTACCATATTGGGATTCGACCCTTGACTTCGATATGGTGGAACCCGTTGAGTCAATTATCTGGACAGAGACGTTTCTTGGCAACGGTAATGGGTTTGTCACAACTGGTCCCTTTGCTAACTGGGCGGCGGCAGGTGGGCAATTAACTAGAAATATAGGTGGTGAAAGTTGTCTATTTTCGAAGGAGATTATCAGAAGAATACTTACCAGATGTCGTGTAAGAGACATAACATATCCTACAGCAATGGAAGAGTTTAACTTAGAACATTTCCACGGTGGTCCACATAATTGGGTTGGTGGTCAACTGTCTGGTTTAAATACAGCGGCACATGACCCTGTGTTTTTCTTACTCCACGCATATGTCGATTACGTATGGGAGCTATTTCGAAGTAGACAAGCGACATTTTGTGGAGTAAATCCATCTACTGATTACCCCCCTACTTTGGGTCACCACGCTGCAGAACGGCCAATGGATGGATTTCCCCAGTATCGAAATATTGACGGATACCGCAGCTACTGGACACAGTTCTGGTACCAGTACGAGCGTTCTCCTTCCTGTTCTATGTGGCAACCTTTCTGCGCAAGTCCATATTTGCGATGTGATTTGGCACGCCAGCGATGTATATCAGTGGCAAGAATGGGACCTGCTCCTATGGCAAGAGGTTTTGCAGCTGCTGGTGGGGCTGCTTCAGCGGCCTCACCTAGCTCTATGGCATCAGTAATGCAGGCTCGTTCTCAGGAATCAACAATAGCAATCGGTCCACGGTTCAGAGCACCACCTTCGGAGCCAAGAACACAGGCTGCTAGAATCGGAATGGCGCCCGGCAGAATGAGACGATCTGTCAAGAAAACATTAGATACAAGAAGCAATAAATCCGGAAATGAAAAAACGTCCAACTTTCCAACACTTGGATCAATATTTAAAGCATCAGCATCTGCCAACCGCACTAGAGGCTATCATAATGGAGCATTTACTGGAGGTGTCATTGGGATATATCAAGATTTGACAAGATCCGCAGCTATGAATGAATCCCAATTTCTAGGCTCTGAGTATATGCAGCTACTCCCTATGCCATATTATCACGAGACGCCTTTAACCGACCTGTTGAGGCCGCCCGTCAAAAACACATTTGTCCTCAATGGACATGTCGATGTTGCACAGTGGGCGTTTATCCCCGTTAGAGTTATATATACTAGTGCCTCTGAAAATCCACTCTCACATTTCCTAAGAAGCAGGCATGAATATTCAAAACACCAGTTTAAACAGTCATCAAATACAACCGAAATATCGTCAATAAGTCAGAGATGTATTCAAGACGAATCTGGTGCAATGCAAGTCAGAATACAGTCCAACGGGCTAAATTATAATGGAGACTACTCCGGTTATGCCCTAATTGACCGCCATTTACCGGTTGACTCTGCTACTACATATATTGGTATAAAATCTCCGGAAGTAGAGCATACCGAAGTCATCTTGTCTGCCGTTCACTCGTGTGGTCTCATGTGCCGAGCTCATTGTCATATACCTGAATCAGTACCGGCTGCATTTAAACCATGTTCAggagttttgaaaatatcaaacaacGATCCAAACGTGTACGGGCGCACGTATGAGGAGGCAGTGTCTCGTGTTTGGCAAGGAATACTTTCTGGTGGAGGGGTCCAGAATGAAAACATAAGACTTGTCTTTGATTGCTCCAATGTTGATAAGTCATCATGGTTTTCAGATAATGCGTCATCCAATGACACAATGTTCTGA